The following proteins come from a genomic window of Triticum aestivum cultivar Chinese Spring chromosome 6A, IWGSC CS RefSeq v2.1, whole genome shotgun sequence:
- the LOC123129869 gene encoding chaperone protein DnaJ-like, protein MVNPPELYHRILDVPRGTSSQGLRAAYKGLARKWHPDKHPPTSKPEAEACFKAITEAYKALLDQQENRAVFGACNDDRAAKMFGTFGAGCGRAGARMARSRSDDFCMRSAPATPAREFTKVYSSGNTGGRRAFAEFSSSIMRKAPPLERALECMLEELCRGCKKQVEFTRDVVTKNEYCHSLAASFFLHRLKPRLNSSRKRNINSRGTGLM, encoded by the exons ATGGTGAACCCGCCGGAGCTCTACCACCGGATCCTCGACGTCCCCAGGGGCACCTCCTCGCAGGGGCTCCGCGCCGCCTACAAGGGCCTCGCCAGGAAATGGCACCCCGACAAGCACCCGCCGACCTCCAAGCCCGAGGCCGAGGCGTGCTTCAAGGCCATCACCGAGGCCTACAAG GCGCTCCTGGACCAGCAGGAGAACCGGGCGGTCTTCGGGGCGTGCAACGACGACCGGGCGGCCAAGATGTTCGGGACCTTCGGCGCCGGTTGCGGCAGGGCCGGCGCGCGCATGGCGAGGTCGCGCAGCGACGACTTCTGCATGCGGAGTGCGCCCGCCACGCCGGCCAGGGAGTTCACCAAGGTCTACAGCTCCGGCAACACGGGCGGCCGCCGCGCCTTCGCCGAGTTCTCCAGCTCCATCATGCGCAAGGCGCCGCCGCTGGAGCGCGCCCTCGAGTGCATGCTCGAGGAGCTCTGTCGCGGCTGCAAGAAGCAGGTCGAGTTCACCCGCGATGTCGTCACCAAGAACGAGTACTGCCACTCACTCGCCGCTTCCTTCTTCCTCCACCGATTGAAACCTCGCCTGAATTCCTCAAGAAAACGAAATATCAATTCACGCGGAACAGGCCTGATGTGA